From Terriglobales bacterium:
GCGGGCAGCAGATCGTGTGCCGGGCGAGCGTGGGCAGGGCGCCGGCGCTGGGGGCGGTGGTGCCCTCCGACTCCGGGCTGACGGGCGAGTCCCTGCGGGAGCGCATGGTGGTGTGGTGCCGTGATACCGATAACGATCCGCGGGCGAACCGGGAGGCGTGCCAGAAGCTGCGCCTGCGTTCGACGGTGCTGGCGCCGGTGCTGCGCCAGAGCAGCGTACAAGGGCTGCTGGCGGTGTTCTCGTCTCAGCCCGACCGCTTCGACCGCGGCGACGTGATGGCGCTGACCCGGATGGCGGACCTTGTCGCCGAGATGCTGGGCAAGCCGGTAGGAGCCACGAGCGCGGCCGCGCTTGCCCCGACGGCGATGCCGGCCGCCGCCCCCAAGCCGACTCGGGAAGCGGCCCTGCGCCTGCCCCAGCCGGTGAACGGGATCCTGCGCTGCGACGCCTGCGGACATCCCAACCCGGAACGGGCGCAGGTGTGCGAGCGCTGCGATGTCCCGCTGCGGGTCCCGGAACTGGAGGCGTTGCTGGAGCGCGATCCGAAGATCTCGAAGCTGCTGCTGGCGTTGTTCATGCTGGCGGCGCCGCTGGGAAGTTTCTATGCCGGGCACGAGCTGGGAACGCTGCTGCGCAAGCCAGCGGTGCAGCAAGTGCAGCCCGTGAAGGCAGATGTCGCAAGGCCGGAGTTGGCAAGACAGATGTAGGGCTCCTGGGTCCGTGGCGAAAGAATCGCGTCCGCAAGGGCGCGATTTTTCTTGGCCCGCTCGAGGGCGAGCGGGCTACTTTGTCGAAAGCCGCGGTCGGGTACAATTCACTGCCGAATCAACACCTGAGGGTCTTCGATGAAGAAGCTATTGGCAGTCTCGTGGGCACTTCTGACACTCACCGGTAACCTTCTTGGCCAGAAGAATCCGACCGACACGCAGAAGCAAGGCCACTGGGTCTATGTGCTGTGTGGAAGACTCATCGACGGCAAGAGCGACACCGTGCAAACGATGGCTCTGCTGCAGATCGAGGGAGACAAGATCGCGAGAATCCTCGACACGAGGGCAGGTCTCCCCAATACGGCAAACAGTCCGCTGATCCGCTTGGAGAACCGGACCTGCCTGCCCGGATTGATCGACACCCACACCCACGTGCTGCTGCAGGGCGACATCACGGCCGAGGATTACGACAAGCAACTGCTGAAGGAGTCCACGCCCTACCGCACCATCCTGGCGACAAGGAACGTGCGCAAGGCGCTGGAGTACGGCTTCACCGGCCTGCGCGACCTGGAGACGGAGGGCGCGGGCTACGCCGACGTGGACATCCGCAACGCGATCAACGCGGGCGTGGTCCCGGGGCCGCGCATGCAGGTGGCGACGCGCGCCCTGGACGTCACCGGCGCCTATCCCCTGCTGGGTTACTCGTGGGAGCTGAAGATGCCGGGCGGCGTGCAATTCTGCGACGGGCCGGAGGAGTGCCGCAAGGCAGTGCGTGAGCAGATCGCGCACGGCGCCGACTGGATCAAGGTCTATTCCGACCGCAGCTATCGCCTGCTGCCCAACGGCGTGCTCGACGACGTCCCCACCTTCACGGTGGAGGAGCTGCGGGCGATCGTGGACGAAGCGCACCGGCAACGGAGGTATGTGGCGTCGCACGCCATCGGGATCCACGGCGTCGAGAACTCGATCGAAGCGGGCGTGGACACCATCGAACACGGCGACTACATCACCGACCCGCAGCTGGCGGCGATGAAGCAGAAGGGCGTGTGGTTCGTGCCAACGCTGTACGTGGGCGAGTACGTGGCCGAGGGCCGGGCCGCCGCCGGCGCCAAGGTCTGGGTGGAGATGGTGAAGATCTCGCAGGACACCTTCCGGCGGGCGCTGAAAGCCGGGGTCAAGATCGCCTACGGGACCGACGCGGGCGGCTTTCCCTGGGACATCAACCTGGCGGTGCAGTTCAAGCGCATGGTGGAGCTGGGGATGACGCCGGCACAGGCCATCCGCTCCGCCACCCTGGACGCGGCGGAACTCATGCACTGGCAGGAGCAGGTGGGCTCCATCGAAGTCGGAAAGATGGCCGATATCATCGCCGTGCCGGGCGATCCGCTGAAGGACGTGAGCGCGCTCGAGCACGTGGATTTCGTGATGAAGGGCGGGGTGGTCCAGCGCAAGCCCTGAAGCCCCTTTCTCCTTTTTTTTCAAACATATGTACCGGGAAAGTTCTTGACCTGCCGCTCCGCCGCGAAGCACAATCCTCGGCACTATCTCACGACCGCCGGCGGTGGCAGACCGGCACGGGCACAGCTCGAGAGCGCGAAGTGGCTGCTGAACGGGTGGGCCATGGATGGCGTGCTGAGCATCGCTTCCGGCATGCCCTACAACGTGAGCTTTGGCACCGAAACGTTCCTGAACGATTTCAACGGGACGGGAGAATACTACGGGCGCCCGGACCTGGTGGGTGACCCCTACGCGGGAACAGGCGGGGTCAAGCTGTTGAACCTCACGGCGCTGGCAGTGCCCAACGGAATCCCGGGGAATCTTCCGCGCAACGCCTTCGTCGGACCCAACTTCAGGAATTTCGATTTCTCGCTGGTGAAGAATACGGCCCTGACGGAGCGGTTCCACATGCAGTTGCGGGCCGACTTCTTCAACATCTTCAACCATCCCAACCTCGCCAGCCCGCTGTGGCCGGGATATGAAGCCGACATGCTGACCAACGGGATGGATGGAACCGGACATGGGATCGACTTCCTGCGATCCACAGTGACCCCCGATGTCGGCCTGGGCAATCCCTACCTGGGCGGCGGCGGACCGCGCGGCATCCAACTGGCGGTGAAGTTCTCCTTCTGATCGCAGTAAACGTCAAAGCCCGGGAGCGATCCCGGGCTTTTTCTCTTGTGCGGAAAGAGCTAGAAGATGCTGCGCACGCCCAGCACCCGGAAGTCCGTCAGCGAGGATTTCAGCACGTAGATGTATTCATTGTTGCTCTCCGGATCGGGCGGCTTGAGAAAAAACCCGGGACTGGTGAGGTGATGCAGGGAGTTGTGCACCACCCCTTCGCTGGCCTCGCCGTCGAAGAACTT
This genomic window contains:
- a CDS encoding GAF domain-containing protein, which translates into the protein MAVELPPADLMTDRRKHERRLAVKELIGLQLGATNRAIVVDLSEGGMRVQAAEPVQLLPSSLVRFQIPGCAEPVAASCELAWADHFGKAGLRFTGFSGNSLLDLRRWLKQTTAPVLVEKREAVRPPRTLPLPIPKPQVVTGTGPRVAVSAPVRASPGETPGATQSPKVETFEARLQAAAQHLMTLTSAEGAVVALRSGQQIVCRASVGRAPALGAVVPSDSGLTGESLRERMVVWCRDTDNDPRANREACQKLRLRSTVLAPVLRQSSVQGLLAVFSSQPDRFDRGDVMALTRMADLVAEMLGKPVGATSAAALAPTAMPAAAPKPTREAALRLPQPVNGILRCDACGHPNPERAQVCERCDVPLRVPELEALLERDPKISKLLLALFMLAAPLGSFYAGHELGTLLRKPAVQQVQPVKADVARPELARQM
- a CDS encoding amidohydrolase family protein, with protein sequence MKKLLAVSWALLTLTGNLLGQKNPTDTQKQGHWVYVLCGRLIDGKSDTVQTMALLQIEGDKIARILDTRAGLPNTANSPLIRLENRTCLPGLIDTHTHVLLQGDITAEDYDKQLLKESTPYRTILATRNVRKALEYGFTGLRDLETEGAGYADVDIRNAINAGVVPGPRMQVATRALDVTGAYPLLGYSWELKMPGGVQFCDGPEECRKAVREQIAHGADWIKVYSDRSYRLLPNGVLDDVPTFTVEELRAIVDEAHRQRRYVASHAIGIHGVENSIEAGVDTIEHGDYITDPQLAAMKQKGVWFVPTLYVGEYVAEGRAAAGAKVWVEMVKISQDTFRRALKAGVKIAYGTDAGGFPWDINLAVQFKRMVELGMTPAQAIRSATLDAAELMHWQEQVGSIEVGKMADIIAVPGDPLKDVSALEHVDFVMKGGVVQRKP